TCTCCTGCGGCAACGTCGACAACTATCACTGCGCGAAGTACGGCCGCGGTCTCTGCTCGAACAATCCCTGCTGAGGTGACGCAGATGCGAAGCAGCTCCCGTTTCGTCCTGAGAGTCGCCGCTCTCGCGGTCGTCGTCGCATTCGTGGCGGTCGCGTCGCAGTCGGTGCCGGCGAACGATCGCTCCCCTTACGCTTCAGCTCTCGCGAGCCTGACCGCGGGACAGGTCGCCCTGGCCGCGTCGAGGTGCAGCAACAGGACCTGCGACGCGACCGGTACCCGCTGCGTCCATCTGAACGGCTCGCGCACGGACTGCGGGGTCGGGGACTTCTGCCGTACGCGCGCCTGCCTGTAGTCTGCCGGGGCTTTGGGGGATTTGCCCTCCCCTGATTCAGCACCTCACGGATTGCCGTCCGATCCGCTCCGGGGCATGCTGCTTCCGAAGGAGGTCGTCATGACTCTGGCCTACGACGTGACAGTGGCCGATCATGTTCACCGGATTCGCATCGAAGTGCCTCACGGGTACGACCGGCGGCAGCTCGTGCATTTCCAGAAGTTCGCAATCTCGACGGCTCTTCTGGAGCACCTCGGCTATCTCCCGCGGGATGTCGTCAACGGGATCGCCTGACCGTCTAACGCGGGACTCTGCCGCCCCCGATGAGGCGCAGGAGCCGTTCACGCACGCGCGGGCCAGGGGCAAGACGGCGTCGCTGGCGACGCACGTGGTTCTCGAGCGGCGCCGACAGGAACCGGAGATAGTCCGAGACCGCCCGTGCCTCCGAAGCGGGTGGTTCGGGCGCGCCGTCCCGGTACTCTTCCAGGATCTCCCGGTAGAGCTCGAGGATCTCGTCCATGAGATCCTCGTGTCCGGCCTTCGCGCGAACGCGGCGCGACACCTCGGCGGCATCGGCGGCGTCGTAGGCCCCAACGCGCTCCGCGAGGATGTCCGGATCGATCCGGTCCCGCAGCGCCCTCACGCCGAAATTCAGAGGGCGGAGGTGCTCGAGATTCCGGGTCGTCACCAGAGGCCCGGCGCCTACCGCGTCGCACAGGATGACCGCCGCCCCGACCGACAGGGCCTCGATCGCCGACCGTCCCTTGGCGAACACGATGTCGGCCCGGCGGATCGCCGCTTCGGGCCGGTCGCTCTCCGATCCCGCCGCCCGGCCGACGATCTGGAGTTCGAGTCCTGTTCGCGCGCAGGCCTCGCGCACCGCGCCGAGGTAGGTGCGCTCCGAGGCGTTGTTGCTCAGGACCAGCGCCCGTCGCGGTCGATCGGGGAGCGGGCCGCGCGCCGCGAAGCGCTCGAGATCGACCGCATTGAGCAGAACGCGGATCGTCTCCTCCGGAATGCCGTGCTCGAACAGCAGACGGTCGCGGCAGGTCCAGTCGACCGCGACGTATCGCAGGATGCGCGGGAAGCGTGGCGGCGCCTCCTCCCAGGGGAGCCAGCCGTGGCAGACGAACACCGCCGGGACGCGCGGGAAGCGCAGCAGCGCGGTCATCGCCTCCAGGTGATGCTGGCCGTGGATCAGGTCGGGCGGAGCGCCGAGCAGGCCCAGATCGTCGATCACCGGCACCGTCGCGGCGCGCAGCTCGGCGGCCATGTCCCCCAGACGCGTGCTGTAGGCGATAGGCGTGTGGCCGCGCCGCACGAGCCCCACCGCCAGGTCGCGCACGTACGTCTCCGACCCGCCGCGGGCGGCCAGGCTATGATTCGTGATGAGGATTCGCAGGCCCGCCATCACCCTTCCGCTGCGATCCGGGCGCGCAGGGCCGCTGCGATCGGGACGATGTGCTGACGGTACCTCAGGACGCGGTCGTAGTGCCCGGCGGCGACCTGCCTCTCTCCGTGGGTCTCGTAGAACGGCGGATCGTCGATCAGGCCGTCGAGATCGAGGGCGTACTCCACCGGGCGCAGGCACTCGACGCGAAACGCCTCCTGCGGGTGATCCCGCAACGCGGCGTCCACTTCCCCCGTGAGCGCGGTGTAGGCGCGGGCGGCCCGCATCTTGCGCGCCAAGGCATCATCGTCGAGCCGGAGCGTCAGCGCCCGCGGGAGCAGCGACTCGCCACAGGGCCCCGGAGGTCCATCGAGCGGAAAATCGAAATTGCGCGGTGCGGCACCGGTGCGGCGGCGAACCAGCTCGACGGCGGCGTTGATCAGGAGCCGACACAGGTCGTGGGTGGGATTGAATCCTTCGACGGCGTCGCCGGCCACGCAGTCGATCCTGTCCTCCTCCAGCGCCGCCGCCAGCTCCTCGACCAGGGCGATCCAGCGATGGAACTCTCCCTCCAGGATGGCCGCGTAGGCCTGCGCGTCGGTGAGACGTCCGTAGATCGGACCCGCGACGCCGCCCGCCGCTTCGAGAAGCGCGGTCGTGAAGGCGAGGCGCGAGGCTCCCGAGCGTCCCGAGCCATCGGTGAGGACGAACAGCCGGGGCCGCGCGGCGCACAGGAGGCCGTGCACGCGCAGCTCGTGACCCGGATGGGCGACGACAATCGCCGTGCGCGACGATGGAAAATGCATCCGGATAGTGCCCCCACCCAGGAGGATCCAGCGGGCGGCAGAATAGCACAGGCGTCCTAGGACGCGCCTTGAAGGGTCTTCCTCACCTCTCCCGAGATCGTCGCGTCCCGGTCCACGAAGGCCTTGATCCTCTCCAGGTCGTCGAGGCGCGTGGCCCCCACGATGCGGTCGATCGCGGCGTGGCCGCGCCACTCGCAGTCGTCGATGATGTGCTTCCCCTGGGACTCGCAGTTGCGGCACTTCCGGGAGCCCCATTGCGGGTCCCAGCACGGACAGGTGGCGTGGGCGATATCGAGCTCGCGTTGCACGGTCATGCGCACCTCCACTCGGAATGGATGACAGCCCGCCTATTGTGTCTCATCGGGGTTCCCCGCGGGCCGAGATTCGATCCCGCCGCTCCTCCTGCCTTGCGCCGGCTCTCCGTTCGATGATAGAGATGGGCGCGCGTTCGCCGAGGCGTTTCGCCTGCGGCGACGCCACCCTCCCCGGCGCGCCCCCGGCCCGCGGCGGGGGAGGTCCCGGGGCCGGCTTGGAGAATGCGCATGAAACGTCCGATGAGGTTCGTCCTGTGTTTCGCCGCCGCCGTGACGGTCGTCGCCCTGCTGCACATCCTGGTCCCGTCGTCTATGCCCGCGGACTCGCCCTACCTATCGGCGCTCTCCAGTCTGCAGTCGTCGACGCAGGCCGCCACCCACTGCGCCGACAAGACGTGCGCCTCGGTGGGAGGCGGATGCGTTCGGTCGGCGGGCAGCTTCTGCGCCAAGTCCGGTGGTCAGTGCTTCACGCGGGGCTGCTGATCGGCGCGCTCACGATACCGGAAGGAACTGAGGTTCACGGCTGATGGCCCAGGTCCGGATCATGTACTGGAAGGACATTCCGTACGGCGTGCGAGCCTCGGACGAGACGGGGACCCGGGT
Above is a genomic segment from Candidatus Dormiibacterota bacterium containing:
- a CDS encoding glycosyltransferase, which produces MAGLRILITNHSLAARGGSETYVRDLAVGLVRRGHTPIAYSTRLGDMAAELRAATVPVIDDLGLLGAPPDLIHGQHHLEAMTALLRFPRVPAVFVCHGWLPWEEAPPRFPRILRYVAVDWTCRDRLLFEHGIPEETIRVLLNAVDLERFAARGPLPDRPRRALVLSNNASERTYLGAVREACARTGLELQIVGRAAGSESDRPEAAIRRADIVFAKGRSAIEALSVGAAVILCDAVGAGPLVTTRNLEHLRPLNFGVRALRDRIDPDILAERVGAYDAADAAEVSRRVRAKAGHEDLMDEILELYREILEEYRDGAPEPPASEARAVSDYLRFLSAPLENHVRRQRRRLAPGPRVRERLLRLIGGGRVPR